One segment of Thermococcus sp. AM4 DNA contains the following:
- a CDS encoding ATP-binding protein, whose product MFINREAELSLLEERFGGNKAEFIVVYGRRRVGKTALLLEFLRRNGGIYLLARETSETENLKRFSQRMAEHFNDGFLAKNPFQSWDALFEYLAQKSAERLAVVIDEFPYLVNANPALPSILQEYWDLKLSRGRIFLVICGSSVSMMEKLLGYKSPIYGRRTAQLKVSPLGFFKARGFLPKYSLEDFVKAYGILGGTPAYLLEFDDSKTIEENLRAYFRPDSFLYGDARFVLMEELEEPRNYFAVMEAVAGGKTTLGEIINETGLERGTVAKYLSVLIDLGFVRRELPVTASRKSRKGRYYIADPYFAFWFRYVHPNVDLIETGQGDFLVELVMENLSEYLGWVFEDIARQFLIELKGAGKLPFRFTKIGRWWRKGEEIDLVALNERERRALFVEVKWKELSEREARGILKELERKAELVGLEGWEHYYGLVAKSVEGKDELREEGFLVWDLEDFERLIGKSVNR is encoded by the coding sequence ATGTTCATCAACAGGGAGGCCGAGCTGTCCCTGCTGGAGGAGAGGTTTGGGGGAAACAAAGCGGAGTTCATCGTAGTTTACGGGAGGAGAAGGGTTGGGAAGACGGCCCTTCTCCTCGAGTTCCTGAGGAGGAACGGCGGAATCTACCTTCTCGCGAGGGAAACCAGTGAGACCGAGAACCTGAAACGCTTCTCCCAACGAATGGCGGAGCACTTTAACGACGGCTTTCTCGCCAAGAACCCCTTCCAAAGCTGGGACGCCCTCTTCGAGTACCTCGCTCAAAAAAGCGCTGAGAGGCTTGCGGTCGTTATTGACGAGTTCCCGTATCTGGTGAATGCGAACCCCGCCCTGCCCTCGATTCTTCAGGAGTACTGGGATTTGAAGCTCTCGCGGGGCAGAATCTTCCTCGTAATCTGCGGTTCGAGCGTCTCGATGATGGAGAAGCTACTCGGATACAAAAGCCCAATCTACGGCAGGAGGACCGCACAGCTGAAGGTGTCTCCCCTGGGCTTCTTCAAGGCGAGGGGTTTCCTGCCAAAGTATTCGCTTGAGGACTTCGTTAAGGCCTACGGAATCCTCGGGGGAACGCCGGCTTACCTGCTTGAGTTCGACGACTCAAAGACCATCGAGGAGAACCTCAGGGCCTACTTCCGCCCGGATTCGTTCCTCTACGGCGATGCGCGCTTCGTCCTCATGGAGGAGCTTGAGGAGCCTAGGAACTACTTCGCGGTTATGGAAGCGGTAGCGGGGGGAAAGACGACGCTCGGCGAGATAATCAACGAGACCGGCCTCGAGCGCGGAACCGTGGCCAAGTACCTGAGCGTTTTGATTGATTTGGGCTTCGTGAGGCGCGAGCTTCCCGTTACCGCGAGCAGAAAGAGCAGGAAGGGGCGGTACTACATAGCCGACCCCTACTTCGCCTTCTGGTTCCGCTACGTCCACCCGAACGTGGACTTGATAGAGACCGGACAGGGAGATTTTCTGGTGGAGCTTGTGATGGAGAACCTGAGCGAGTATCTCGGCTGGGTTTTCGAGGATATTGCCAGGCAGTTTTTAATCGAGCTGAAGGGGGCTGGAAAACTGCCTTTCAGGTTCACGAAGATAGGCAGGTGGTGGAGAAAAGGAGAGGAGATTGATTTGGTTGCTTTGAACGAGCGGGAAAGGCGGGCGCTCTTTGTTGAGGTCAAGTGGAAAGAACTGAGTGAAAGGGAAGCGAGGGGAATTTTGAAGGAGTTGGAGAGGAAGGCGGAGCTTGTTGGGCTGGAAGGCTGGGAGCACTATTACGGCTTGGTTGCTAAGAGCGTTGAGGGGAAAGATGAGCTGAGGGAAGAGGGATTTTTGGTCTGGGACTTGGAGGACTTCGAAAGGCTTATTGGTAAATCCGTAAACAGGTAG
- a CDS encoding NAD(P)-binding protein, with protein MVKLIVDGKEVDAPADKPLIEFLREIGHVPGFCYTEELEPYGSCRLCLVETERGVTTACTLKPREGLKVETLSDRVIEMRKTALELLLSSHYGDCIGPCQDACPAHADIQGYLALIARGKYHEAVKLMKEKYILPAVLGRVCPAFCEEACRRNLVDEPVGIRLAKRFAADYDLENGPWMPEIPPSTGKRVAVVGGGPAGLACAYYLRLKGHEVTIFEAMPELGGMTRYGIPEYRLPRDLLDEDIATVINTGIEVRTNTALGRDVTLEELREKYNAVFLAVGAWKSRKMGIPGEDLEGVMHGIEFLRKVNTGEEVKLGERVIVVGGGNTAMDVARTALRLGAKVTVVYRRSKAEMPANEREVEEAIEEGVEFLFLANPVRIIGDGRVEEVELIKMRLGEPDSSGRRRPIPIEGSEFRVKADNVILAIGQYCDEEFLKGLGIEARRGRAVVDEITLQTNVPGVFAGGDLVLGPSTVIESIATGRRGALMIDLYLRGRLEKAREVLANPEKHIRELTEDRELYELLLDLRPYNHWRDVTEEDYRETPRRPRVRPKLLDPKERAKGFEEVEKTLSEREARSEASRCMSCGCLAVFDCRLREYATLYGVKPELGRGEKRFEIDESHPRITLDPNKCVLCGLCVRFTHEIAGEGVIDYLFRGYNTRVGPPLGDTIADVDGKFIGELADVCPVGAIVERPPLTKPGPWKTEKIKTVCNGCSLACEMAVEVYAGTLVRASSVEDSWNKYLCDVCRFERPWEKTLSGLLLNGKPVSWEEAKKFIESGNYALVLTPDLTNEEIEALKAFAERKGVPIGSTVSGSPSTATLDNVRKAKRVLLRADTEKFPLLKILLRGKEIVEKDYELAVTEDGEALNVPTLVLRKGANAEGLIRAWVTGIPKAERYVVVSNEPVELPGETLVIPAGRWAEKGGTVTNALGMELKVEKVREGYSPLGLFS; from the coding sequence ATGGTCAAGCTCATCGTTGACGGAAAGGAAGTTGACGCTCCGGCGGATAAGCCACTCATAGAGTTCCTGCGCGAGATTGGCCACGTTCCCGGCTTCTGCTATACCGAGGAGCTCGAACCCTACGGCTCGTGCAGGCTCTGCCTCGTCGAGACCGAGAGGGGAGTAACGACGGCCTGTACGCTGAAGCCCAGGGAGGGCCTCAAAGTCGAGACCCTGAGCGATAGGGTCATCGAGATGCGCAAAACGGCCCTTGAGCTTCTCCTTTCGAGCCACTACGGTGACTGCATCGGTCCGTGCCAGGACGCCTGTCCCGCCCACGCCGACATACAGGGCTACCTCGCGCTGATAGCGAGGGGCAAGTACCACGAGGCCGTCAAGCTGATGAAGGAGAAGTACATCCTGCCGGCAGTTCTCGGAAGGGTCTGCCCGGCCTTCTGTGAGGAAGCCTGCAGGAGGAACCTCGTCGATGAACCTGTCGGCATAAGGCTCGCGAAGCGCTTCGCTGCCGATTACGACCTCGAGAACGGCCCATGGATGCCCGAGATACCGCCGTCTACCGGGAAGCGCGTTGCCGTCGTCGGGGGAGGGCCTGCAGGACTGGCGTGCGCCTACTACCTGAGGCTGAAGGGCCACGAGGTTACAATCTTCGAGGCGATGCCCGAACTCGGAGGAATGACCCGCTACGGCATTCCCGAATATAGGCTCCCGAGGGACCTCTTAGACGAGGACATAGCGACCGTGATAAACACGGGCATCGAGGTGAGAACCAACACCGCTCTCGGCAGGGACGTTACTCTGGAGGAACTGCGCGAGAAGTACAACGCCGTTTTCCTAGCAGTTGGAGCCTGGAAGAGCAGGAAGATGGGGATTCCCGGAGAGGATTTGGAGGGAGTGATGCACGGCATAGAGTTCCTGAGGAAGGTGAACACGGGCGAGGAAGTGAAGCTCGGCGAGCGCGTTATAGTGGTCGGCGGTGGAAACACAGCGATGGATGTCGCGAGGACCGCTCTAAGGCTCGGCGCGAAGGTCACCGTCGTCTACCGCCGTTCAAAGGCCGAGATGCCCGCCAACGAACGCGAAGTAGAAGAAGCAATCGAGGAAGGCGTTGAGTTCCTCTTCCTGGCCAACCCGGTGAGGATTATCGGCGACGGCCGGGTCGAGGAGGTGGAGCTAATCAAAATGCGCCTCGGCGAGCCAGATTCAAGCGGAAGGAGGAGGCCAATTCCGATAGAGGGTTCCGAGTTCAGGGTTAAGGCCGACAACGTCATTCTGGCTATCGGCCAGTACTGCGACGAGGAGTTCCTGAAGGGTCTTGGGATAGAGGCGAGGCGCGGAAGGGCCGTTGTTGACGAGATTACACTTCAGACTAACGTGCCCGGCGTCTTCGCGGGCGGAGACCTCGTTCTCGGGCCGTCAACGGTAATAGAGAGCATAGCAACCGGGAGAAGGGGCGCACTGATGATAGACCTCTACCTCAGGGGCAGGCTTGAGAAGGCCAGAGAAGTCCTCGCAAACCCCGAGAAGCACATCAGGGAGCTGACCGAGGATAGAGAGCTGTACGAACTCCTGCTCGACCTAAGACCATACAACCACTGGAGGGACGTTACGGAGGAGGACTACCGCGAGACGCCGAGGAGGCCGAGGGTCAGGCCGAAGCTCCTCGACCCGAAGGAGAGGGCGAAGGGCTTTGAGGAGGTCGAGAAGACGCTGAGCGAACGTGAGGCAAGGAGCGAGGCTTCGCGGTGCATGAGCTGTGGCTGTCTGGCGGTTTTCGACTGCAGGCTGAGGGAGTACGCGACGCTGTACGGCGTGAAGCCCGAACTCGGAAGGGGCGAAAAGCGCTTTGAGATTGACGAGAGCCACCCGAGAATTACGCTCGACCCCAACAAGTGCGTCCTCTGCGGTCTGTGCGTCCGCTTCACCCACGAGATTGCCGGAGAGGGCGTGATAGACTACCTCTTCAGGGGCTACAACACGAGGGTTGGACCGCCGCTCGGCGACACCATAGCCGACGTTGATGGGAAGTTCATCGGCGAGCTGGCCGACGTCTGTCCCGTCGGCGCGATAGTGGAGAGGCCACCACTCACGAAGCCCGGCCCGTGGAAGACCGAGAAAATCAAAACCGTCTGCAACGGCTGTTCCCTCGCCTGTGAGATGGCGGTTGAGGTCTACGCAGGAACTCTCGTGAGGGCTTCGAGCGTCGAGGACTCGTGGAACAAATACCTCTGCGATGTCTGTCGCTTCGAGAGGCCCTGGGAAAAGACCCTCAGCGGACTGCTCCTCAACGGAAAGCCGGTAAGCTGGGAAGAGGCGAAGAAGTTCATCGAGAGCGGAAACTACGCCCTTGTTCTAACGCCCGACCTGACCAACGAGGAGATAGAAGCCCTCAAGGCCTTCGCCGAGCGTAAGGGCGTTCCGATAGGCTCGACCGTGAGCGGAAGTCCATCAACGGCGACCCTCGACAACGTCAGAAAGGCAAAACGCGTCCTGCTCAGGGCAGACACGGAGAAGTTCCCGCTCCTCAAGATACTGCTGAGGGGCAAGGAAATCGTTGAGAAGGACTACGAGCTGGCCGTAACTGAGGACGGCGAAGCTTTGAACGTCCCGACACTGGTACTCAGGAAGGGAGCGAACGCGGAGGGGCTGATAAGGGCATGGGTGACTGGAATACCGAAGGCAGAACGCTACGTGGTCGTTTCGAACGAACCCGTTGAGCTGCCCGGCGAGACCCTCGTTATTCCTGCAGGCAGGTGGGCCGAGAAGGGCGGAACGGTCACCAACGCCCTCGGAATGGAGCTGAAGGTTGAGAAAGTGAGGGAAGGCTACTCCCCGCTGGGGCTTTTCTCGTGA
- the nuoF gene encoding NADH-quinone oxidoreductase subunit NuoF: MSEIKAIAVGMNSCGIAAGARETYEAIKAELERRNLDVKLKIVGCVGMCYREPLVDIITEDEIITYGHVDPKKVPRIIEEHVVNGKPVEEWIVKRDWWENGERKTWDVDGYFAKQVKIVLENSGYIDPENIDEYITVGGYEALKKALSMEPEEIIDIIMKSGLRGRGGAGFPTGLKWKFTREAKGDEKYIICNADEGDPGAFMDRNVLEGDPHRVIEGMIIGAYAIGATKGFIYVRAEYPLAIRRLRIALKQAKERGFLGENILGSGFSFDIEIKEGAGAFVCGEETALIASIEGKRGMPRPRPPYPAQKGLFGKPTNINNVETWANVPWIIRHGWKAFASLGTEKSKGTKVFALSGKIKHGGNVEVPMGTTLREILYDIGGGTKTGKRIKAVQLGGPSGGCIPEYLFDTPVDYESVNATGAIMGSGGMVVMDEDTCMVDVAKFFLDFTVKESCGKCTFCRVGTKRMLEILERFTEGKATKEDLERLEKLAHQVKAGSLCGLGQTAPNPVLTTLRYFRDEYLAHIEGKCPAKVCKPLIRYVIIPEKCTGCTACAIFCPANAITGEKLKPHEIDQSACIKCGTCYEVCRFNAIEIVTGGE; this comes from the coding sequence ATGTCTGAGATAAAGGCCATAGCGGTCGGCATGAACTCCTGCGGGATTGCTGCCGGCGCGAGGGAAACCTACGAGGCAATAAAGGCCGAGCTTGAGAGGAGAAACCTCGACGTGAAGCTCAAGATAGTTGGTTGCGTCGGCATGTGCTACCGCGAACCCCTCGTTGACATAATCACCGAGGACGAGATTATCACCTACGGCCACGTCGACCCGAAGAAGGTTCCGAGGATTATAGAGGAGCACGTGGTAAACGGGAAGCCCGTCGAGGAGTGGATAGTCAAGCGCGACTGGTGGGAGAACGGCGAGAGGAAGACGTGGGACGTTGACGGCTACTTCGCCAAGCAGGTGAAGATAGTGCTCGAAAATTCCGGCTACATAGACCCCGAGAACATAGACGAGTACATCACCGTCGGTGGTTACGAGGCTCTAAAGAAGGCCCTTAGTATGGAGCCCGAGGAAATCATAGATATCATTATGAAATCCGGGCTTCGCGGAAGGGGTGGAGCAGGCTTCCCGACCGGCCTGAAGTGGAAGTTCACGAGGGAGGCGAAGGGCGACGAGAAGTACATCATCTGCAACGCAGACGAGGGCGACCCCGGAGCCTTCATGGACAGGAACGTCCTTGAGGGCGACCCGCACAGGGTAATAGAGGGAATGATAATAGGGGCTTACGCGATTGGGGCGACGAAGGGCTTCATCTACGTTCGCGCCGAGTACCCGCTCGCCATAAGGAGGCTGAGGATAGCGCTGAAGCAAGCTAAGGAGAGGGGCTTCCTCGGTGAGAACATACTTGGCTCCGGCTTCTCCTTTGACATCGAGATAAAGGAAGGCGCCGGAGCGTTCGTCTGCGGTGAGGAAACCGCTTTGATAGCTTCAATAGAGGGCAAGCGCGGAATGCCGAGGCCGAGACCTCCTTACCCTGCCCAGAAGGGCCTCTTCGGGAAGCCGACCAACATAAACAACGTTGAAACGTGGGCGAACGTGCCGTGGATAATAAGGCACGGCTGGAAGGCCTTTGCCTCGCTAGGAACCGAGAAGAGCAAAGGAACGAAAGTCTTCGCGCTGTCGGGCAAGATAAAGCACGGCGGAAACGTCGAAGTTCCAATGGGAACGACGCTGAGGGAGATACTCTACGACATAGGCGGTGGAACGAAGACCGGGAAGAGGATTAAAGCAGTTCAGCTCGGCGGACCCTCGGGAGGCTGCATCCCGGAGTACCTCTTCGACACGCCCGTTGACTACGAGAGCGTGAACGCGACCGGCGCGATAATGGGGAGCGGTGGAATGGTCGTCATGGACGAGGACACCTGTATGGTCGATGTCGCCAAGTTCTTCCTCGACTTCACTGTCAAGGAGTCCTGCGGTAAGTGCACCTTCTGCAGGGTCGGAACGAAGAGGATGCTCGAAATCCTCGAGCGGTTCACCGAAGGCAAGGCCACGAAGGAGGACCTTGAGAGGCTCGAGAAGCTCGCCCACCAGGTCAAGGCCGGTTCACTCTGCGGTCTCGGGCAGACCGCCCCGAACCCCGTCCTAACAACGCTCCGCTACTTCAGGGACGAATACCTCGCCCATATCGAGGGGAAGTGCCCGGCCAAGGTCTGCAAGCCCCTCATAAGGTACGTCATAATCCCAGAAAAGTGCACCGGCTGCACCGCCTGCGCAATCTTCTGCCCGGCCAACGCGATAACCGGCGAGAAGCTCAAGCCCCACGAGATAGACCAATCTGCCTGCATCAAGTGCGGAACCTGCTACGAGGTGTGCCGGTTCAACGCGATAGAAATCGTTACCGGGGGTGAGTGA
- the nuoE gene encoding NADH-quinone oxidoreductase subunit NuoE, whose amino-acid sequence MEAEVDYLTSYPPEPSSLIPLLQRTQERFGYLPREVLERIAEYLGIPLSRVYGVATFYAQFRFEPLGKYVVRICHGTACHVNGAVTIVQAITEELGIEEGQTTEDGLITLERVACLGCCSLAPVVMINDKVFGKLTPDKVRKLIRKLREGKLDV is encoded by the coding sequence ATGGAGGCGGAAGTCGATTACCTGACCTCGTATCCCCCCGAGCCGAGCTCGCTAATCCCCCTTCTCCAGCGGACTCAGGAGCGCTTCGGCTACCTTCCAAGGGAAGTCCTTGAGAGAATCGCCGAGTACCTCGGAATTCCCCTGAGCAGGGTCTACGGCGTCGCGACGTTCTACGCGCAGTTCCGGTTCGAGCCACTGGGAAAGTACGTTGTGAGAATCTGCCACGGAACGGCCTGCCACGTGAACGGAGCGGTAACCATTGTCCAGGCGATAACGGAGGAGCTCGGCATAGAAGAGGGCCAGACGACGGAGGACGGATTGATAACCCTCGAAAGGGTGGCCTGCCTCGGCTGTTGCAGTTTGGCACCGGTGGTCATGATAAACGACAAGGTGTTTGGAAAGCTCACGCCGGACAAGGTTAGGAAGCTCATAAGGAAACTCAGGGAGGGGAAGCTCGATGTCTGA
- a CDS encoding 4Fe-4S dicluster domain-containing protein → MRYVKLPSGNFEDFFNSLKGIGQIYGPVKEGKTHHFRRVEEAGQMDLKYTRTMLPPKKFFVRPRERLFSLEDGWWRKEGDGKPFVLFGVHSCDVHALKILDRVYLSEPVDPYYARRRKSAFIVGISCLPDELCFCKSLGTHFAMDGFDLFLHELPDGWLVRIGSVRGHEVVWENARLFDEVSDEDIANFKAFEERRAEAFKRELRSEGLADTLDLAYNSPVWKEYAEKCLACGNCNLVCPTCRCYEVCDRWVDAYRAVRERRYDSCFMESHGLVAGGHNFRPTRLDRFRHRYYCKSYFDPSAGFNCVGCGRCDEFCPAGIEHVKVLDEIRGSLE, encoded by the coding sequence TTGAGATATGTAAAGCTACCCTCCGGGAACTTTGAGGACTTCTTCAATTCACTGAAGGGGATAGGCCAAATCTACGGGCCGGTTAAAGAGGGGAAGACCCACCACTTCCGAAGGGTCGAGGAAGCCGGTCAGATGGACCTGAAATACACCAGAACGATGCTCCCTCCCAAGAAGTTCTTCGTCAGGCCGAGGGAGAGACTCTTCAGCCTCGAGGACGGCTGGTGGAGGAAGGAAGGGGACGGAAAGCCCTTCGTGCTCTTCGGCGTCCACTCATGCGACGTTCACGCCCTCAAAATCCTTGACAGAGTCTACCTCTCCGAGCCGGTTGACCCCTACTACGCGAGGAGAAGGAAGAGCGCTTTCATCGTCGGCATAAGCTGTCTCCCCGACGAGCTGTGCTTCTGCAAAAGCCTTGGAACGCACTTCGCGATGGACGGCTTTGACCTATTCCTACACGAGCTTCCCGATGGATGGCTCGTCAGGATAGGGAGCGTGAGGGGACACGAGGTGGTCTGGGAGAACGCGAGGCTATTCGACGAGGTGAGCGATGAGGACATAGCCAACTTCAAGGCCTTCGAGGAGAGGCGCGCTGAAGCCTTCAAGAGGGAGCTCCGCTCGGAGGGCCTCGCAGACACGCTCGATTTGGCCTACAACAGCCCGGTCTGGAAGGAGTACGCCGAGAAGTGCCTCGCCTGCGGGAACTGCAACCTCGTCTGTCCGACGTGCCGTTGCTACGAGGTCTGCGACCGCTGGGTCGATGCCTACAGGGCCGTTCGCGAGAGGCGCTACGATTCCTGCTTCATGGAAAGCCACGGCCTCGTCGCGGGCGGTCATAACTTCAGGCCCACACGCTTGGACCGCTTCAGGCACCGCTACTACTGCAAGAGCTACTTCGACCCCTCAGCGGGCTTCAACTGCGTCGGCTGTGGCCGGTGCGACGAGTTCTGTCCAGCTGGTATAGAGCACGTTAAGGTTCTCGACGAGATAAGGGGGTCGCTGGAATGA
- the shyC gene encoding NAD(P)-dependent hydrogenase/sulfhydrogenase 2 subunit gamma — translation MNPYESHPARILEVKDLTPREKLFTLRFLDEKLNEEFTFRPGQFVIVDVPGFGEFPISLCSSPTRSPIQLCIRKAGRMTKFIHGMKEGSVVGIRGPYGNGFPMEDMEGSNLILVAGGLGMAPLRSVLWYALDTGKYEHVWLFYGTKAYEEVLFRDEVLHLLKHGSAMNCTVKLAYEIESPSCIYLEQGFSDRVCRGVVTDLFRGENFDVENSYALICGPPIMYRFVIRELLNRKLSPGRIYMTLERRMRCGVGKCGHCVVGTSVSMKYICKDGPVFTYWDALSTRGLI, via the coding sequence ATGAATCCCTACGAGAGCCATCCGGCGAGAATCCTTGAGGTTAAGGACCTGACCCCGAGGGAGAAGCTCTTTACACTCCGCTTCCTCGACGAGAAGCTCAACGAGGAGTTTACCTTCCGGCCGGGACAGTTCGTCATAGTGGACGTTCCCGGCTTCGGCGAGTTCCCGATAAGCCTCTGCTCGTCCCCGACGAGGAGTCCAATCCAGCTCTGCATAAGAAAGGCCGGCAGGATGACGAAGTTCATACACGGAATGAAGGAAGGCTCGGTCGTCGGAATCCGCGGGCCGTACGGCAACGGCTTCCCGATGGAGGACATGGAGGGCTCGAACCTAATCCTCGTGGCCGGCGGCCTTGGAATGGCGCCCCTGCGCTCGGTTCTCTGGTACGCCCTCGACACCGGCAAGTACGAGCACGTCTGGCTCTTCTACGGCACGAAAGCCTACGAGGAGGTACTCTTCCGCGACGAGGTTCTCCACCTCCTCAAGCACGGGAGTGCGATGAACTGCACCGTCAAGCTCGCCTACGAAATCGAGAGCCCCTCGTGCATCTACCTTGAGCAGGGCTTCTCCGACAGGGTCTGCAGGGGAGTGGTTACCGACCTCTTCAGGGGCGAGAACTTCGACGTCGAGAACTCCTACGCCCTAATCTGTGGCCCGCCAATCATGTACCGCTTCGTCATAAGGGAGCTCCTCAACAGGAAGCTCTCACCGGGGAGAATCTACATGACACTCGAGAGGCGCATGCGCTGTGGAGTCGGCAAGTGCGGCCACTGCGTCGTCGGAACGAGCGTCTCGATGAAGTACATCTGCAAAGATGGGCCGGTTTTCACCTACTGGGACGCCCTCTCGACGAGGGGGTTGATATGA
- the shyD gene encoding NAD(P)-dependent hydrogenase/sulfhydrogenase 2 subunit delta, which yields MKLGVFELTDCGGCALNFLFLYERLFDVLEFYEIEEFHMATRLEGRHFDVGLVTGTVSSHRDLEVLREARNRSDYLIALGTCATHGCLQASVELPLKEKLKAVYGDEGNPMRALDPKPVVEYVTVDLAIPGCPYDKNELFQALIDIAKGIEPVRPDYPVCLECKLNEYECVLVKKGLPCLGPITLGGCNAVCPRSGLGCIGCRGPLPGEVNPAGEFEVLKGLGYDEEYIMRKFKTFARWEP from the coding sequence ATGAAGCTCGGCGTGTTTGAGCTTACCGACTGCGGTGGTTGCGCCCTCAACTTCCTGTTCCTCTACGAGAGGCTCTTCGACGTTCTTGAGTTCTACGAGATAGAGGAGTTCCACATGGCGACCAGGCTTGAAGGGAGGCACTTCGATGTCGGCCTCGTCACGGGAACAGTCTCAAGCCACCGCGACCTTGAAGTCCTCAGGGAAGCGAGGAACCGCTCCGACTACCTCATAGCCCTCGGAACCTGCGCCACCCACGGTTGCCTTCAGGCGAGCGTCGAGCTTCCGCTTAAGGAGAAGTTGAAGGCCGTTTACGGCGACGAGGGGAATCCGATGAGGGCGCTCGACCCCAAGCCCGTCGTCGAGTACGTTACCGTCGACCTCGCCATACCCGGCTGTCCCTACGACAAGAACGAGCTCTTCCAGGCTCTTATTGATATAGCGAAGGGCATCGAGCCTGTAAGACCTGATTATCCAGTCTGCCTCGAGTGCAAGCTGAACGAGTACGAGTGCGTTCTGGTCAAGAAGGGTCTCCCATGCCTCGGCCCGATAACGCTCGGTGGCTGTAACGCTGTCTGCCCGCGCTCCGGACTCGGCTGTATCGGCTGCCGCGGGCCCCTGCCAGGTGAGGTGAACCCGGCTGGAGAGTTCGAGGTTCTCAAGGGCCTCGGCTACGACGAGGAGTACATCATGAGGAAGTTCAAGACCTTCGCGAGGTGGGAGCCGTGA
- the shyA gene encoding NAD(P)-dependent hydrogenase/sulfhydrogenase 2 subunit alpha, which translates to MIIETREFTRVEGNGKAEIVIEGNEVKDVRVKIVEGPRFFELLTLGRDFWDVPDLEARICAICYLSHSVASVLAIERALGVEVPEETRLLRELGLIGELIESHSLHLYLLVAPDLFGYPDAIRLATKHGELVKEGIALKAFGNRIRDLIGGREIHGINVKPGGFGRWPGREELEAIEWEAKALLTVAKRAVRLFSGIGEYGGRAELFVATDGYLTGDSLISNVERNFQYFERIEERPLVYSFAKQSLYSGKPFLVGSLARLLLKAESLTPTAKRLFEENRERLEAGWVSYNNLAQVIELVYALERAGEIAKTLLDKGFEPENVPVEAGDGEGIGYVEAPRGVLVHHYRIADGKIEYSNIITPTAFNHAMMEGALLWEARNLYGNAPEDELLRRLEETVRAFDPCISCSVHFVRG; encoded by the coding sequence GTGATAATCGAGACGAGGGAATTCACCCGCGTCGAGGGGAACGGGAAGGCCGAGATAGTCATCGAGGGGAACGAGGTCAAGGACGTCAGGGTCAAAATCGTCGAGGGGCCGAGGTTCTTTGAGCTTCTCACCCTCGGAAGGGACTTCTGGGATGTTCCCGACCTCGAGGCGAGGATATGCGCCATCTGCTACCTCTCCCACAGCGTTGCTTCCGTTCTGGCCATAGAGCGGGCCCTCGGCGTCGAGGTTCCGGAAGAGACGAGGCTCCTAAGGGAGCTCGGCCTCATAGGGGAACTTATCGAGAGCCACTCCCTGCATCTGTATCTCCTCGTCGCGCCAGACCTCTTCGGCTATCCCGACGCGATAAGGCTCGCGACGAAGCACGGCGAGCTCGTCAAGGAGGGCATAGCTCTCAAGGCCTTCGGGAACAGGATTAGGGACCTCATCGGCGGGAGGGAAATCCACGGCATAAACGTTAAACCCGGTGGCTTCGGAAGGTGGCCGGGGCGGGAAGAGCTTGAGGCGATAGAGTGGGAGGCGAAGGCCCTCCTAACGGTGGCGAAGCGCGCGGTGAGGCTTTTCTCGGGAATCGGGGAGTACGGCGGAAGGGCCGAGCTGTTCGTCGCCACCGACGGCTACCTCACCGGCGACTCGCTCATCTCGAACGTCGAGCGGAACTTCCAGTACTTCGAGCGCATCGAAGAGCGCCCCCTCGTCTACAGCTTCGCGAAGCAGAGCCTCTACAGCGGAAAGCCCTTCCTCGTCGGCTCGCTGGCGAGGCTCCTGCTCAAGGCTGAATCGCTGACCCCCACGGCTAAGAGGCTCTTCGAGGAGAACCGGGAGAGGCTTGAAGCCGGATGGGTGAGCTACAACAACCTCGCCCAGGTGATAGAGCTGGTTTACGCCCTCGAGAGGGCGGGGGAGATAGCGAAAACCCTTCTCGACAAAGGCTTTGAGCCCGAGAACGTTCCGGTCGAGGCCGGGGACGGCGAGGGAATAGGCTATGTGGAAGCCCCGAGGGGAGTCCTCGTGCACCACTACAGAATAGCCGACGGAAAAATCGAGTACTCAAACATAATAACGCCCACAGCCTTCAACCACGCCATGATGGAGGGCGCCCTCCTGTGGGAAGCGAGAAACCTCTACGGGAACGCGCCGGAGGATGAGCTCCTCAGAAGGCTTGAGGAAACCGTCCGGGCCTTCGACCCCTGCATCTCCTGCTCGGTGCACTTCGTCAGGGGATAA
- the pbp11 gene encoding tRNA-binding protein Pbp11, with translation MGPFDFLKRRKGETGEFIASRKPVAKFRVERVLNVLGRETLIGTVEGIIYPGYKVKGRNIALIREIQRERKRVDFAVDGDRVALILEGKTNAKKGDVLEIYQS, from the coding sequence ATGGGGCCCTTCGACTTTCTGAAAAGACGGAAGGGAGAAACCGGAGAGTTCATAGCGTCCAGGAAACCTGTCGCGAAGTTCAGGGTGGAACGGGTCCTTAACGTCCTCGGCAGGGAGACGCTGATTGGAACAGTTGAGGGGATAATCTACCCCGGCTACAAGGTCAAGGGAAGGAACATCGCCCTAATCCGGGAAATCCAGAGGGAGCGAAAGAGGGTTGACTTCGCGGTTGACGGCGACAGGGTCGCGCTCATCCTCGAGGGGAAGACAAACGCTAAAAAAGGCGACGTTCTCGAAATCTACCAGTCGTGA